In the Candidatus Poribacteria bacterium genome, one interval contains:
- the dcm gene encoding DNA (cytosine-5-)-methyltransferase, whose protein sequence is MSRFNFIDLFAGIGGMRIPYEKLGGTCVFSSEWDKYAQQTYAHNFGETPAGDITKINETDIPDHDILLAGFPCQPFSIIGDKQGFEDTRGTLFFDIARILKEKQPSAFLLENVKQLLTFAVIQEQLSRLGYTTYHRVLNALDFGLPQKRERIFIVGFREPIAFDFPKPIGMYKPLSEILESDEDIDPNLFASERIQKSRREKCKGTPFFPSVWHENKGGNISVLPFSCALRAGASYNYLLVNGVRHLSNRELLRLQGFPEVFKIVGNMMQVRKQTGNSVAIRVVHAIAEKMLKALEQRKPMIRLEEQLLLFKDAA, encoded by the coding sequence ATGAGCAGATTTAACTTTATTGACCTCTTTGCTGGTATCGGTGGCATGCGTATTCCTTATGAAAAGTTAGGTGGAACATGCGTGTTTAGTTCTGAATGGGATAAATATGCCCAACAGACCTACGCTCACAATTTTGGAGAAACACCCGCTGGTGACATCACTAAGATTAACGAAACTGATATCCCGGACCACGATATTTTACTGGCAGGTTTTCCGTGCCAACCCTTCAGTATTATTGGAGACAAACAAGGTTTTGAAGATACACGTGGCACACTGTTTTTCGACATCGCTCGGATTTTGAAAGAAAAGCAGCCGAGTGCATTTCTCCTTGAAAATGTCAAGCAGCTGCTCACCTTTGCAGTTATACAAGAACAATTGTCCCGATTGGGTTATACTACCTATCACAGGGTGTTGAACGCGCTTGACTTCGGGCTACCACAGAAACGGGAACGGATTTTTATTGTAGGGTTTCGCGAACCGATAGCGTTTGATTTCCCGAAGCCTATCGGCATGTACAAACCTCTCTCAGAGATACTGGAGTCTGACGAAGATATTGACCCAAATCTGTTCGCATCGGAGCGTATCCAAAAATCGCGACGTGAAAAGTGTAAAGGCACACCCTTTTTCCCATCCGTTTGGCATGAAAACAAAGGAGGTAACATTTCAGTTTTACCCTTTTCGTGTGCGCTAAGAGCTGGTGCCTCCTACAACTATCTTTTGGTGAACGGCGTTCGGCATCTTTCCAATAGAGAACTGCTACGCCTACAAGGATTTCCTGAAGTCTTTAAAATTGTAGGGAATATGATGCAGGTCAGAAAACAGACTGGAAATAGTGTTGCTATCCGTGTTGTCCACGCCATTGCGGAGAAAATGTTGAAGGCATTAGAACAACGTAAACCGATGATACGACTTGAGGAACAATTGCTTCTCTTTAAAGATGCAGCATAA